A window of Marinobacter salarius contains these coding sequences:
- a CDS encoding histidine kinase dimerization/phospho-acceptor domain-containing protein gives MSLQRRLLLLLGSSFVLLWLSAAGLLYVDLDRQVSETLDHRLAASATMVAGLIARQPELLTAPADNPLLVEPESEGVACQIRSAGGQVLLQTSGAKNLLTKKASTGFDTRTIGETQWRLFTLNHEGVLITTADRMTERSSLQNGIIIVMVVPFALALVGSLLALWLGVRQGLSPLKRLFRALDSRKPANLEPVNIGEAPAELKPVVETLNNLFVRVDRAVRREQRFASNAAHEFRTPLTAIKTHLQVAQKVQGERQQQALINAEYGVGRLQRVTEQLLMLARLEQGSEWPGAAESRVDQVITEATTDLPQATRLKVEPGTENPVMAVPQVLAGVAVRNLIENALKYSASDRPVELRAFRGSEHVTFVIRDHGHNDQASERAQINGGTGSSEIRGHGLGLTIVETIVSRFLGSLDVQHNAAGGQDWILEFPVEG, from the coding sequence ATGAGTCTGCAGCGTCGCCTCCTGTTACTTCTGGGTAGTAGCTTTGTTCTATTGTGGTTGTCGGCCGCAGGGTTGCTCTATGTTGATCTCGACCGTCAGGTCTCCGAGACACTGGATCATCGCCTGGCCGCATCTGCGACCATGGTGGCTGGACTGATCGCACGGCAGCCCGAGCTGTTGACGGCGCCCGCTGACAATCCGCTGCTGGTCGAACCTGAAAGCGAAGGCGTCGCCTGTCAGATCCGGTCAGCCGGGGGGCAAGTGCTGCTGCAGACAAGTGGCGCCAAGAACTTGCTGACGAAGAAGGCCAGCACCGGGTTTGATACGCGCACAATCGGCGAGACGCAATGGCGCCTTTTTACGCTTAACCATGAAGGTGTACTCATCACGACGGCCGACCGCATGACCGAACGCTCCTCGCTGCAGAATGGCATTATTATTGTGATGGTTGTGCCTTTTGCGCTCGCGTTGGTCGGCAGCCTGCTGGCGCTGTGGCTGGGTGTGAGGCAGGGGCTGAGCCCATTGAAACGCCTGTTTCGGGCTCTCGATAGCCGCAAACCGGCCAACCTTGAGCCAGTGAACATCGGTGAGGCACCGGCGGAGCTCAAGCCAGTCGTAGAGACACTCAACAACCTGTTTGTCAGGGTAGACCGTGCCGTGCGCCGAGAGCAGCGCTTTGCCAGCAATGCAGCCCACGAGTTTCGTACGCCCCTGACCGCTATCAAAACACACTTGCAGGTAGCCCAAAAAGTTCAGGGCGAGCGACAGCAGCAGGCGTTAATTAATGCCGAATACGGAGTTGGCCGCTTGCAACGGGTTACTGAACAGCTACTGATGCTGGCTCGTCTTGAGCAAGGTAGCGAATGGCCTGGCGCAGCAGAGTCCCGCGTCGATCAGGTGATCACGGAGGCGACAACCGATCTGCCACAGGCCACTCGGCTGAAGGTTGAACCGGGTACGGAGAATCCGGTAATGGCCGTGCCGCAGGTCTTGGCGGGTGTGGCTGTGAGAAATCTCATCGAGAACGCGCTGAAATACTCTGCATCGGACCGCCCTGTTGAACTGCGGGCATTCAGAGGCTCTGAACATGTAACCTTTGTCATTCGTGACCATGGCCACAACGATCAAGCTTCTGAACGGGCTCAAATCAACGGAGGGACGGGAAGCAGCGAGATCCGTGGCCATGGCTTGGGGTTAACGATCGTCGAGACCATTGTTTCAAGATTCTTGGGGAGCCTTGACGTCCAACACAATGCGGCGGGGGGGCAGGACTGGATTCTGGAGTTCCCGGTGGAGGGCTGA
- a CDS encoding MBL fold metallo-hydrolase, with protein sequence MFIETIKSQGLSQLSYLVGGGGKAIVIDPRRDCEIYIEKAAQLGCRITHIFETHRNEDLISGAPVLASLTGAKVYHGPNAAGKVAYANTVSEGDSYRTGEVSIDVLETPGHTDDSVSYILSDQAYGEEAVAVCTGDALFVGDVGRTDFYPERAEEVAGLLFDSLRKLLTLGDHIYVLPAHGAGSVCGDNMANRDFSSIGYERAHNKMLQITDRNEFIAAKLDEHHYQPPYFRLMEKLNLEGGRPAARTLAPMPLDMAQFQELCKQSVLIDVRSVSAYLGAHVPGSLALPVGMLASFAGWLLNPGDDITLIAENDTQAEAAARHLARIGFDNVRGVFALPMPEQVANALPFKSVPTLGVGDVADRVNDQPDNWQLLDVRSQSEVAGGVIAGSMHIYVGHIPVKLDTLPSDKHYTVMCASGARATVAASVLLNSGFKNVDVFMGSMGAWKNAGHSVD encoded by the coding sequence ATGTTCATTGAAACAATCAAGTCACAAGGACTATCACAACTTTCGTATCTTGTTGGAGGCGGTGGAAAAGCGATCGTGATCGACCCCCGTCGCGACTGCGAAATATACATCGAAAAGGCCGCCCAGCTTGGGTGTCGGATAACGCATATCTTCGAGACCCATCGTAACGAAGATCTTATCTCCGGTGCGCCGGTCCTCGCATCGCTCACCGGTGCCAAGGTCTACCACGGGCCTAATGCGGCCGGAAAGGTGGCATACGCCAACACTGTGTCTGAAGGTGATAGCTATCGCACCGGGGAGGTAAGCATCGATGTCCTCGAAACACCCGGCCATACTGACGATAGCGTGTCCTATATTCTGTCTGATCAGGCGTATGGCGAGGAGGCTGTTGCGGTATGCACGGGTGACGCACTTTTTGTCGGAGACGTTGGCCGGACGGACTTTTATCCGGAGCGGGCGGAAGAAGTAGCCGGGCTGCTTTTTGACAGCCTTCGGAAGCTCCTGACCCTGGGTGATCACATTTACGTCCTGCCAGCGCACGGGGCCGGTTCGGTGTGCGGTGATAACATGGCAAACCGCGATTTTTCATCGATCGGTTATGAGCGAGCGCATAACAAAATGCTCCAGATTACAGATCGCAACGAGTTCATCGCTGCCAAGCTCGATGAGCATCATTACCAACCGCCTTATTTCCGGCTGATGGAGAAACTCAATCTTGAGGGAGGCAGGCCCGCCGCCCGCACACTGGCGCCAATGCCGCTGGATATGGCTCAGTTCCAGGAACTTTGCAAACAGTCGGTACTGATCGATGTCCGCTCTGTGAGCGCTTATCTCGGTGCGCATGTGCCCGGCAGTCTTGCGCTGCCAGTGGGGATGCTGGCGTCGTTTGCTGGTTGGCTGCTCAACCCTGGAGACGATATCACCTTGATCGCCGAAAATGACACGCAAGCCGAAGCAGCGGCTCGCCACCTTGCCCGCATCGGGTTCGATAACGTTCGAGGTGTCTTTGCCCTGCCAATGCCGGAGCAGGTTGCCAATGCACTGCCGTTCAAATCGGTCCCGACTCTGGGGGTGGGGGACGTGGCGGATCGAGTCAACGATCAACCGGACAATTGGCAGTTGCTGGATGTGCGCAGCCAGTCAGAGGTAGCGGGCGGTGTGATAGCCGGTTCAATGCACATTTATGTTGGTCATATACCCGTCAAGCTGGATACCTTGCCATCTGATAAACACTACACCGTGATGTGCGCCAGTGGCGCCCGAGCGACGGTTGCTGCATCCGTACTACTCAATAGCGGCTTTAAAAACGTCGATGTATTCATGGGATCCATGGGGGCCTGGAAGAATGCAGGCCATTCAGTGGACTGA
- a CDS encoding YeeE/YedE family protein, with product MASLGRIAGISGMVSGLIFDRFTAESAWRLAFVLGLISGPLLLVVLNSSLGNVAGNPEAVVGNPIGGVPLMVVAGFLVGVGSGIGNGCTSGHGVCGIARLSPRSILATLVFLLTGVVTVYVVRLMTGHSL from the coding sequence ATGGCCTCGCTGGGACGTATTGCGGGTATCAGTGGGATGGTATCAGGTCTGATCTTTGATCGGTTTACTGCAGAGTCCGCGTGGCGACTGGCATTTGTGCTGGGCCTTATCAGCGGGCCTTTATTGTTGGTTGTTCTGAATAGCTCGCTTGGAAACGTGGCGGGCAATCCGGAGGCCGTGGTCGGCAACCCCATTGGTGGCGTGCCGCTGATGGTTGTAGCTGGCTTTCTGGTGGGCGTGGGGTCTGGTATCGGCAACGGTTGCACCAGCGGACATGGTGTTTGTGGTATCGCCAGGCTATCCCCCAGATCCATACTGGCAACGTTGGTTTTCCTCTTAACGGGTGTTGTAACCGTTTACGTCGTCAGACTCATGACAGGACACTCTTTATGA
- a CDS encoding DUF6691 family protein yields MKLIFGYLAGLLFGLGLAIGGMTDPQRVQGFLDVFGSWDPTLIFVMGGAVITTFIGYRLVFRRQGPLFAETFIVPTRRDIDTRLLIGAAVFGIGWGLSGYCPGPAFASISGITWPLVALLLSMVVGWWLARRI; encoded by the coding sequence ATGAAACTGATTTTTGGTTACCTGGCTGGTTTGTTGTTTGGCCTGGGTCTGGCTATTGGCGGTATGACCGACCCCCAACGTGTACAGGGCTTTCTCGACGTCTTCGGTAGCTGGGACCCAACGCTCATATTTGTGATGGGCGGAGCCGTGATAACAACGTTTATCGGCTACCGATTGGTGTTCCGGCGCCAGGGCCCTCTGTTCGCAGAAACGTTTATCGTGCCCACACGTCGTGATATTGATACCCGTTTATTGATTGGTGCCGCTGTGTTTGGGATAGGCTGGGGTCTATCAGGTTATTGTCCGGGCCCGGCCTTTGCGTCAATAAGTGGTATAACCTGGCCTCTCGTGGCGTTGTTACTGTCGATGGTCGTTGGCTGGTGGTTGGCTAGACGAATATGA
- the dsbD gene encoding protein-disulfide reductase DsbD, with the protein MIHYQYRREYCVRVIRLWIRILSAFLALTASWPTVGQSLLDGNDDFLSAQEAFQYDIQENTDGTLTLAWEIAPEYYLYRKRLAIEGSGGDLGDIRYPTGTVIHDEFFGESEVFYNHAEILINPGNATALELTWQGCADAGLCYPPQMATVDFSGNPTKSAPSTVNNVTPVSGPDGGQGELATDQSLTQQLASSGLLLNLAVFFGLGLLLVFTPCVLPMIPILSTVIVGNQAGRGRAFALSGVYVVTMAITYSLLGVAAALAGANLQAMLQAPVFIILVAVVFVLLALSMFGLYELQLPAFLRDRLARISNRQEGGSLVGAAAMGVIAALLASPCMTAPLAGALFYIADTGNGVLGGLALLALGLGMGTPLIALATVGSGFLPRPGKWMDSVKAAFGFILLGTTVYFLERILDDALVLALWGALTLALGLSLLHIARGVSQITPLRSLAASAGVVTMFWGALMMTGAAAGGIQPWQPLKAFVATGSDSRASEEQHAAFESFKSVGDLDRALAEAGANGQWTLVDFYADWCVSCKIIEEEVFGDTAVVSALSDMQLLRADVTANDSLDQELMKHLEVVGPPTILIIGPDGQEYRTQRTTGEVSAEVFLQRLTRARQS; encoded by the coding sequence ATGATCCATTATCAATACAGACGGGAGTATTGCGTGCGAGTAATCCGACTCTGGATACGAATCTTATCGGCTTTCCTGGCTTTGACTGCGAGTTGGCCAACTGTCGGCCAGTCCTTGCTTGATGGTAATGATGACTTCCTGTCGGCCCAAGAGGCCTTCCAGTATGACATTCAGGAAAATACTGACGGCACGCTAACGCTAGCCTGGGAGATCGCACCGGAATATTATCTATACCGCAAACGCCTCGCCATCGAGGGCTCAGGCGGTGACCTGGGAGACATCCGTTACCCCACCGGCACGGTTATTCATGATGAATTCTTCGGCGAGTCAGAGGTGTTTTATAACCACGCCGAAATCCTGATCAATCCCGGTAATGCCACGGCTCTTGAACTTACCTGGCAGGGTTGTGCTGATGCTGGCCTATGCTACCCGCCACAGATGGCAACTGTGGATTTCAGCGGCAATCCCACGAAATCTGCTCCCTCAACCGTCAACAATGTCACCCCTGTTAGTGGGCCAGACGGAGGACAGGGCGAACTGGCTACCGATCAATCACTGACTCAACAACTGGCTTCCAGCGGTCTGTTATTGAATCTCGCAGTATTTTTTGGCTTGGGCCTGCTACTCGTATTTACTCCGTGTGTGCTACCGATGATTCCGATATTGTCGACCGTGATCGTCGGCAATCAGGCGGGACGAGGCAGGGCGTTTGCTCTATCCGGCGTTTATGTTGTGACCATGGCGATCACCTACTCGCTATTGGGTGTCGCTGCTGCACTTGCAGGCGCCAATCTTCAGGCAATGCTACAGGCGCCGGTGTTCATCATTCTTGTTGCGGTGGTGTTTGTATTGTTGGCGCTATCCATGTTCGGTCTATACGAACTGCAACTACCCGCTTTTCTGCGTGATCGGCTGGCCCGCATCAGTAACCGTCAGGAGGGTGGCAGCCTTGTTGGTGCCGCAGCCATGGGTGTGATTGCCGCACTGCTGGCCAGTCCTTGCATGACCGCTCCATTGGCCGGTGCGCTTTTCTACATCGCAGACACTGGCAATGGAGTGCTTGGCGGTCTGGCGCTTCTGGCACTGGGTCTGGGCATGGGGACTCCGTTGATTGCTCTGGCAACCGTTGGGTCTGGATTTCTACCCAGACCCGGAAAATGGATGGACAGTGTAAAGGCAGCGTTTGGCTTCATCTTGCTTGGCACCACAGTATATTTTCTCGAACGCATTCTGGATGATGCCCTGGTCCTTGCACTCTGGGGGGCACTCACTCTCGCTCTGGGGCTCTCACTCTTACACATTGCCCGCGGGGTTTCACAAATCACACCGCTACGCTCTCTAGCCGCCAGTGCGGGCGTGGTGACCATGTTCTGGGGTGCCTTGATGATGACCGGTGCGGCTGCAGGGGGTATCCAGCCCTGGCAACCACTGAAGGCGTTTGTCGCCACGGGCAGTGACAGCAGAGCGAGCGAAGAACAACATGCAGCCTTCGAAAGTTTCAAATCGGTGGGTGATCTGGATCGGGCGCTTGCTGAGGCCGGAGCCAACGGCCAGTGGACACTGGTGGACTTCTACGCAGACTGGTGTGTGTCCTGCAAGATCATCGAAGAGGAAGTGTTTGGCGATACCGCCGTAGTGTCCGCCCTATCTGACATGCAGCTGCTTCGCGCCGATGTTACAGCCAATGACTCTCTGGATCAGGAACTTATGAAACATCTGGAAGTGGTTGGTCCACCCACCATCCTTATTATCGGGCCGGATGGCCAGGAGTACCGGACACAACGCACCACCGGAGAGGTTTCCGCCGAGGTGTTTCTCCAACGCCTGACCCGGGCACGTCAATCCTGA
- a CDS encoding TlpA disulfide reductase family protein, with protein sequence MPSINLGPFALSLDQALLMIAFVIALIVGGIVGRKAQIPVTGPLSDIFLTAMVTARIGFVLRYFEYYQADLLGIVDIRDGGFDMIAGLIGALAMLAWKLWRNSAIRFPLGSAAAAGLLTWGTVSLLIVLMEGQSRQLPDSPLSHLDGRPTTLPQVADGKPMVVNLWASWCPPCIREMPVLDKAQKENPDITFVFVNQGEQPETIKRFLNQYSLSLRNVITDIRTNMGRTTGSHVLPTTLFYDAQGRQVNAHTGELSAASLAHNLERFERPETDSGG encoded by the coding sequence ATGCCAAGCATTAACCTTGGTCCGTTTGCTTTGTCACTGGACCAGGCGCTGTTGATGATTGCGTTTGTCATTGCCCTGATCGTCGGTGGCATTGTCGGCCGCAAGGCGCAGATTCCCGTTACCGGACCACTATCCGATATCTTTCTGACGGCCATGGTGACCGCGCGCATCGGGTTCGTTCTGCGCTATTTCGAGTACTACCAGGCGGATCTGTTGGGAATAGTCGATATTCGGGATGGCGGCTTTGACATGATCGCCGGGCTGATCGGTGCCTTAGCTATGCTGGCGTGGAAACTCTGGCGCAATTCTGCGATCCGCTTCCCACTGGGCAGTGCAGCCGCCGCCGGGTTATTAACCTGGGGTACGGTTTCGCTGTTGATTGTCCTGATGGAAGGCCAATCCCGGCAGCTCCCCGACTCGCCCCTCTCTCATCTGGACGGCAGACCGACCACATTGCCACAAGTGGCTGATGGAAAACCCATGGTGGTGAACCTCTGGGCCAGTTGGTGCCCGCCTTGTATTCGCGAGATGCCGGTGCTGGACAAAGCCCAGAAAGAGAACCCTGACATTACTTTTGTCTTTGTTAATCAGGGCGAACAGCCTGAAACCATCAAACGTTTTCTGAACCAGTACAGTCTATCCCTCCGCAACGTGATTACGGATATTCGCACCAACATGGGTCGGACAACAGGCAGTCATGTCTTGCCGACCACCCTTTTCTACGATGCCCAGGGACGGCAGGTGAACGCCCATACGGGCGAACTGTCTGCTGCGTCGCTGGCCCATAACCTTGAACGCTTTGAACGCCCAGAAACTGACTCCGGAGGCTAA
- the dsbG gene encoding thiol:disulfide interchange protein DsbG encodes MKPLNTLLKSALLSATLVTTGYSLPVAAQSYPPAVQQLIDRGVSIKGTFDAPGGMIGYVGDMQGRGVAFYLTPDKEHVVVGPMLDEKGNNLTEPKIQELVLGPQNENAWRQLEDADWVRDGDADAPVVIYTFTDPNCPYCHRFRQAAEPWIDTGRVQLRHILVGILKQDSLPKAATIIGSENPSAALAENQQSYSEGGIEVDRQIVSDHAKQIQANNKLMSSLGLSATPSTYYRNSNGNVLKKQGAPRPDELEEIMGSKMP; translated from the coding sequence ATGAAACCTTTGAACACCCTGCTGAAAAGCGCTCTGTTGAGTGCAACCCTGGTCACCACCGGTTATAGCCTGCCAGTGGCCGCACAAAGCTATCCACCTGCGGTACAGCAGTTGATAGATCGTGGTGTTTCGATAAAGGGCACCTTTGATGCTCCCGGCGGCATGATCGGCTATGTCGGTGATATGCAGGGCCGTGGAGTTGCGTTTTACCTGACTCCGGACAAAGAACACGTAGTCGTCGGCCCCATGCTCGACGAAAAGGGTAACAATCTGACCGAACCAAAAATTCAGGAGTTGGTGCTCGGGCCGCAAAACGAAAACGCCTGGCGCCAACTGGAGGATGCTGACTGGGTACGCGATGGCGACGCTGATGCACCGGTGGTGATATATACTTTCACCGACCCCAACTGCCCGTATTGCCACCGTTTTCGACAGGCTGCAGAGCCCTGGATTGATACTGGCCGGGTACAACTTCGCCACATCCTGGTTGGTATCCTGAAGCAGGATAGTCTGCCGAAAGCCGCGACTATTATCGGATCGGAAAATCCGAGCGCTGCATTGGCTGAAAATCAGCAGAGCTACAGCGAGGGCGGTATTGAGGTAGACCGGCAGATCGTCAGCGACCATGCCAAGCAGATTCAGGCCAACAACAAGCTGATGTCCAGTCTTGGCCTGAGCGCCACACCGAGCACCTACTACCGCAACAGCAACGGTAACGTACTGAAGAAGCAGGGGGCACCTCGGCCAGACGAACTGGAAGAAATCATGGGTAGTAAGATGCCCTGA
- a CDS encoding MBL fold metallo-hydrolase, with the protein MKTFSLSPAKHAGTPDVAGFFDPHTFSVQYVVSDPETKQCAIIDPVLDYDEKSGATATHHADELLTYVTENGFNVQWILDTHPHADHFSAAQYFREKTGAPTAIGGYVTDVQELWKDIYNWPDFPADGSQWDHLFRADDELKIGNLRGQVMFSPGHTKASVTYVIGDSAFVHDTIFQPDFGTARADFPGGDARQLWESIQSILSLPDETRLFTGHDYMPGGRDPEWESTVAEQKRTNKHLTNASQSEYVEFRNTRDSELPMPKLILHALQVNTRGGQLPEPEANGKRYLKIPLDALEGAAWG; encoded by the coding sequence ATGAAGACTTTCAGCCTGTCACCTGCAAAACATGCCGGCACTCCGGATGTCGCCGGTTTCTTTGATCCTCACACCTTCAGTGTTCAATATGTGGTTAGCGACCCGGAGACCAAGCAGTGCGCCATCATTGATCCAGTGCTGGATTACGATGAAAAGTCCGGAGCCACGGCGACTCATCATGCGGATGAGCTATTGACTTACGTAACTGAAAACGGTTTTAACGTACAGTGGATTCTGGACACACATCCTCACGCCGACCACTTTTCCGCAGCACAATATTTCCGCGAAAAAACCGGAGCACCGACGGCGATCGGCGGTTATGTGACTGACGTTCAGGAGCTTTGGAAAGACATCTACAACTGGCCAGATTTTCCAGCTGACGGCTCACAGTGGGATCATCTGTTTCGGGCAGATGACGAACTCAAGATTGGAAACCTGCGGGGTCAAGTGATGTTCTCGCCGGGCCACACCAAAGCCTCAGTCACCTATGTGATTGGTGATTCAGCGTTTGTGCATGACACGATTTTTCAGCCCGACTTCGGCACAGCCCGTGCAGACTTCCCCGGCGGTGACGCTCGGCAACTGTGGGAATCCATTCAGAGCATCCTTTCATTACCGGATGAGACTCGGCTGTTTACCGGCCACGATTACATGCCCGGCGGCCGAGACCCTGAATGGGAGAGCACCGTCGCGGAACAGAAGAGAACCAACAAGCATCTGACGAACGCCTCGCAATCCGAATACGTTGAATTCCGGAATACCCGCGACAGTGAGCTGCCCATGCCCAAATTGATCCTGCATGCATTGCAGGTGAATACCCGAGGTGGGCAACTGCCAGAGCCGGAGGCGAACGGCAAGCGATACCTTAAAATTCCGCTGGACGCGCTCGAGGGCGCAGCCTGGGGATAG